The Chloroherpetonaceae bacterium genome includes a region encoding these proteins:
- a CDS encoding efflux RND transporter permease subunit has translation MSFTGLFIKRPTLVVVLFAVLGLLGAFSYTQLSYELLPKISPPVVIITTSYSGASPNEVETGITKYIEDAVSGLDKVVTITSTSSEGNSVVTVEFDQAAKIDVALQDAQRKVNEIVALLPKDSKPPILSKFALDEVPVIRAGVTGNMAPREFYQFVKDYVKPELARVAGVAQITLLGGDEREIKVNVDAAKLRSYGISILQVTQAIKNSNLDFPTGRIKDTDGQFVVRLAGKFASIEELRELIVARSKQGGDVRLNDIAEIRDGQKEYKNINRINGKTSIGMFISKGSEANTVEVSKLAKKKIAELESLHAEKGLKFDIAQDNSLFTVDAADAVKHDLMIAVLLVALVMLVFLHSIRNSFIVMVAIPASLISTFTVMYFMGFTLNLMTLLALSLAVGIWVDDSIVVLENIYRHLEMGDDKRTAALKGREEIGFTALSITLVDVVVFLPLAFSGGIIGNIMRQFAIVIVVSTLFSLLVSFTITPVLASRISKFEPIGNGTLLGTFGAFFENIYSKIADFYKELLAWSLKRGWVIGTSSILLLFASCSLMPLGYVGFEFITQSDRGEFSVGIELPPSTSLEETNLISQQVETMIRDIPEVVKVSANVGASADGFLNFSSSNIADINVSLLPKAEREAKGMRSTSDVGLYIKTQTKNIPGAKIRINTIGIFGSADETPIQLVVSGTNRDSVRVGAEVLKEVIKQTKGTTDVRLSSEDGKPETRIEIDRNKMSQFGLSIADVGGSLRVLLSGDEDAKYRDGETEYDIRVQLDEFDRSNTDFIGSLTFVNPKGQIIELKQFANIYQTTGPTKLQRRDRNTAVTVLSQVAGRASGSIWQEVQGKLKTTSIPAGVTIAPQGQLKNQGDSFGSLGLAMLAGITFVYLIMVALYNSYLYPFVVLFSIPLAGIGAMFGLGLAAKTLSIFSMLGMIMLIGLVAKNAILLVDFTNKLKEEGMNTRDALLEAGRERLRPILMTTLTMIFGMMPIALSTSAGSEWKTGLAWVLIGGLTSSMLLTLLLVPIVYQTFDRLKLRLEELPFLRKKPSAISGSEPSPVNAD, from the coding sequence ATGTCATTTACAGGTTTATTTATCAAACGCCCGACCCTTGTTGTCGTTCTTTTTGCGGTGTTGGGTCTTCTCGGAGCGTTTAGTTACACACAACTGAGTTATGAACTCCTGCCAAAAATTTCTCCACCGGTTGTCATTATTACAACGAGTTACTCCGGGGCTTCTCCGAATGAAGTTGAAACAGGGATTACCAAATACATCGAAGATGCTGTTTCCGGTTTGGATAAAGTTGTAACTATAACCTCAACCTCAAGCGAAGGGAATTCTGTTGTGACCGTCGAATTTGATCAAGCGGCAAAAATTGACGTTGCCTTGCAAGACGCGCAGCGAAAGGTGAATGAAATTGTTGCCTTGCTTCCAAAAGATTCAAAACCACCGATACTCTCAAAATTCGCTCTTGATGAAGTTCCTGTTATTCGTGCCGGAGTGACAGGAAATATGGCTCCACGGGAGTTTTATCAATTTGTAAAAGACTATGTCAAGCCCGAACTCGCGCGCGTCGCTGGAGTGGCTCAAATTACCCTTCTTGGTGGCGATGAACGAGAGATAAAAGTTAATGTGGACGCGGCGAAGCTTCGTTCTTATGGAATTTCAATTCTACAAGTTACACAAGCCATCAAAAATTCGAATCTTGATTTTCCAACGGGAAGAATAAAAGATACCGATGGCCAATTTGTGGTTCGTTTGGCAGGGAAGTTTGCTTCCATTGAAGAACTTCGCGAACTCATTGTTGCTCGCTCAAAGCAAGGTGGTGATGTTCGCTTAAACGATATCGCTGAAATTCGCGATGGGCAAAAGGAATATAAAAATATCAATCGAATCAACGGCAAGACCTCAATAGGAATGTTTATTTCAAAGGGCTCTGAAGCCAATACCGTTGAGGTTTCAAAGCTAGCAAAGAAAAAAATTGCAGAACTTGAATCACTGCACGCTGAAAAGGGACTAAAATTTGATATTGCCCAAGACAACTCTCTATTCACAGTTGATGCTGCCGATGCCGTTAAGCACGATTTAATGATCGCCGTTCTTTTGGTTGCACTTGTAATGCTTGTATTTCTTCATAGCATTCGCAATTCTTTTATCGTGATGGTTGCAATTCCCGCATCGCTCATTTCTACATTTACCGTCATGTACTTTATGGGCTTCACTTTGAATTTGATGACGCTCTTGGCACTCTCGTTGGCCGTTGGAATTTGGGTTGACGATTCGATTGTGGTGCTTGAAAATATTTACCGTCATCTTGAAATGGGAGATGACAAACGCACGGCTGCTTTGAAGGGCAGAGAAGAAATCGGATTTACGGCACTATCGATAACGCTTGTTGATGTCGTGGTCTTTCTCCCTCTTGCCTTTAGTGGCGGAATTATCGGGAATATTATGCGTCAATTTGCTATTGTGATTGTGGTCTCTACCCTTTTCAGTCTTCTTGTTTCGTTTACGATAACTCCTGTTTTAGCGTCGCGGATTTCAAAATTTGAACCAATCGGAAACGGGACTTTATTGGGAACTTTCGGTGCCTTTTTTGAAAATATTTATTCGAAAATTGCTGACTTCTATAAAGAGTTATTGGCTTGGAGTCTTAAACGAGGTTGGGTGATTGGTACAAGTTCAATACTATTGCTTTTTGCCTCATGTTCATTGATGCCACTTGGGTATGTGGGATTTGAATTTATCACTCAATCTGATCGGGGAGAATTTTCAGTAGGGATAGAATTACCGCCATCGACTTCATTAGAAGAAACAAATCTGATTTCTCAACAAGTAGAGACAATGATTCGCGATATTCCTGAAGTTGTGAAAGTCTCTGCCAATGTTGGTGCTTCAGCCGATGGTTTTTTGAACTTCTCATCAAGTAATATCGCCGATATTAATGTTTCACTTTTACCCAAAGCTGAAAGAGAAGCAAAGGGCATGAGATCAACTTCCGATGTTGGTCTTTATATTAAAACTCAAACGAAAAACATCCCCGGGGCTAAAATTCGAATCAATACTATAGGAATTTTCGGCTCAGCTGATGAAACCCCAATTCAATTGGTTGTAAGTGGCACGAATAGGGATAGTGTTAGAGTTGGAGCAGAAGTTCTCAAAGAAGTAATTAAACAAACCAAAGGTACAACCGATGTTCGTCTTTCTTCGGAAGATGGAAAACCAGAAACAAGGATAGAAATTGATCGAAATAAGATGTCACAATTTGGTCTATCCATCGCTGATGTAGGAGGCTCACTTCGCGTTTTACTTAGTGGTGATGAAGATGCAAAATATCGTGATGGCGAAACCGAATATGATATTCGAGTTCAATTGGATGAATTTGACCGTTCGAATACAGACTTTATTGGTTCTCTTACTTTTGTGAATCCAAAGGGTCAAATTATTGAACTCAAACAGTTTGCAAATATTTATCAAACCACGGGGCCAACAAAACTTCAACGACGGGATCGAAATACCGCCGTAACCGTGCTCTCGCAAGTCGCAGGTCGTGCAAGTGGAAGCATTTGGCAGGAAGTACAAGGAAAGTTAAAGACCACTTCAATACCAGCAGGCGTTACCATTGCACCACAGGGTCAATTGAAAAACCAAGGGGATTCTTTTGGCAGTCTTGGACTTGCAATGCTCGCTGGAATTACATTTGTGTACCTTATTATGGTTGCCCTTTATAATTCTTATCTTTATCCTTTTGTGGTTCTCTTCTCAATTCCACTTGCTGGAATCGGTGCAATGTTTGGATTAGGGCTCGCTGCAAAAACCTTGAGTATCTTTTCAATGCTCGGCATGATAATGCTCATTGGTTTAGTTGCTAAAAATGCCATTCTCTTGGTGGACTTTACCAATAAACTTAAGGAGGAAGGGATGAATACTCGTGATGCGCTCTTAGAAGCAGGTCGCGAAAGACTTCGCCCAATTTTGATGACAACCCTCACGATGATTTTTGGTATGATGCCTATCGCTTTATCAACCTCCGCAGGCTCGGAGTGGAAAACGGGTTTGGCTTGGGTACTCATTGGAGGTCTGACAAGTTCAATGTTATTGACCTTACTTTTGGTTCCGATTGTGTATCAAACCTTCGACCGATTGAAACTCAGGCTGGAAGAACTCCCGTTTTTACGCAAAAAGCCTTCTGCGATTTCGGGTTCAGAGCCTAGCCCTGTAAATGCAGATTAA
- a CDS encoding efflux RND transporter periplasmic adaptor subunit, whose protein sequence is MRNKLIAFGAIAVLIAAIIYTLQHNKSISEAKAEASQETERAITVSTGQIQRSSFTEALSIVGTTIANNDVPLISETQGRVTAVFAKVGDFRNSGSVVIQVDDEVKKANYETARVSYEKSKKDLDRYEELFRQNAISVAQIEQFRYATQSAESQYIIAKRAYSDTKITTPISGYLTERKVDVGAYISQGMLIGNVVDISRLKVKVLVTESDVFKLKEGDKVTIDLDVFPGKQFEGRIQSISAKGDEAHTFPVEIMIENRDRNYPLKAGMFAKVNFESLKNRDALMVPREALIGSVKNPQVFVVEENIAKLRSIVVGRESGKNLEVLSGLKEGETVVVSGQNNLREGYSVVAISK, encoded by the coding sequence ATGCGAAACAAACTCATTGCATTTGGCGCGATTGCTGTACTCATAGCAGCAATAATCTATACCCTTCAACACAATAAATCAATTAGTGAAGCAAAAGCGGAGGCAAGTCAAGAAACCGAACGCGCCATCACGGTCTCAACAGGTCAAATTCAAAGAAGCTCTTTTACAGAGGCGCTTTCAATTGTTGGGACAACAATCGCCAATAACGATGTCCCGCTGATTTCAGAAACTCAGGGACGAGTCACGGCTGTATTTGCCAAAGTTGGAGACTTCCGTAACTCTGGGTCTGTGGTCATCCAAGTGGATGATGAAGTTAAAAAAGCCAATTATGAGACTGCTCGCGTGAGTTACGAAAAGTCAAAAAAAGATTTAGATCGATACGAGGAACTCTTTCGACAGAATGCCATTTCTGTTGCTCAAATTGAGCAGTTTCGCTATGCCACGCAATCAGCGGAGTCTCAATATATCATTGCAAAAAGGGCGTACTCTGATACGAAAATCACCACACCGATATCAGGATATTTAACAGAACGAAAAGTTGATGTCGGCGCCTATATCAGCCAAGGTATGCTGATAGGGAATGTCGTTGATATCTCACGCTTAAAGGTAAAGGTATTAGTAACTGAATCTGATGTATTCAAGTTAAAAGAGGGTGATAAAGTTACAATCGATCTTGATGTATTTCCGGGTAAGCAGTTTGAAGGACGCATTCAAAGCATCAGTGCAAAAGGCGATGAAGCACATACTTTTCCGGTTGAGATTATGATTGAAAATCGCGATAGAAATTACCCTTTAAAAGCAGGGATGTTCGCGAAAGTAAATTTTGAATCCCTCAAAAATCGGGATGCTTTAATGGTTCCAAGAGAAGCCCTGATTGGTAGTGTTAAGAATCCTCAAGTCTTTGTGGTTGAAGAAAATATAGCAAAGCTCCGTTCTATTGTTGTTGGAAGAGAATCGGGTAAAAATTTAGAAGTACTCAGCGGATTAAAAGAAGGCGAGACCGTTGTCGTATCAGGTCAAAATAATTTGCGCGAAGGTTATTCAGTTGTTGCGATTTCAAAATAA
- a CDS encoding TetR/AcrR family transcriptional regulator, translating to MNITERKEKEKAERRKEILNAAREVFFRLGFEHTSMEKVAETATLAKGTLYLYFKSKDELYISLVEEGTQLLNEMMKSAIDSEVDVLDKLKATARAYFHFTDKHRDYWRIFMMMDMGAMESKVDAEKLQQFREMRRASISTIENLILEAQAKGLLRSDVSSKDLMLMLWAATLGAVIMSVEKCSKLDMTLDLPPETFVTEVANMLLDGMSNKMETNK from the coding sequence ATGAATATCACAGAACGTAAAGAGAAAGAAAAGGCTGAGCGTCGGAAGGAAATCCTCAATGCTGCAAGAGAAGTTTTTTTTCGATTGGGATTTGAGCACACATCAATGGAAAAGGTTGCTGAAACCGCCACTTTAGCCAAAGGGACACTCTACCTTTATTTCAAGAGTAAAGACGAGCTTTACATTTCGTTGGTTGAGGAAGGGACTCAGTTACTGAATGAAATGATGAAATCTGCAATAGACTCTGAAGTTGATGTACTCGATAAACTCAAAGCTACGGCTCGCGCCTATTTTCATTTTACTGATAAACACCGCGATTATTGGCGAATTTTTATGATGATGGATATGGGGGCAATGGAAAGCAAAGTTGATGCAGAAAAACTTCAACAGTTTCGTGAAATGCGCCGAGCCTCCATCTCAACGATTGAAAATTTAATTCTTGAAGCACAAGCGAAGGGTTTGCTCCGTTCTGATGTATCAAGCAAAGACTTAATGTTAATGCTTTGGGCGGCCACATTAGGGGCCGTCATTATGTCTGTCGAAAAGTGTTCAAAATTAGATATGACTCTTGATTTACCCCCTGAAACTTTTGTCACAGAGGTTGCCAACATGCTGCTTGACGGCATGAGCAACAAGATGGAGACAAACAAATGA
- the ptsP gene encoding phosphoenolpyruvate--protein phosphotransferase yields MPDSPEKKGFDLSEEITLVGISASKGIGIGPLYIYNRDKFQAIDVVIESNECDSELERFDLAISRSAGELQKIAGITEQKIGTLHAEIFTSQIQMLHDPEFHKYVHSKVKREKRSVEGVVSEFISDIQNKLLQSDELLFRERVDDFQDLKDRILRNLSEGQLISRIPENVVVFSHSLTPADLILFSRQNFIGCAVDTGGQTSHAALICQSLALPMVAGLVNVAEKLRENEKNLTAIIDGNSGKFIINPNSETLALYLRKQKRLAASALSLVELTEQEARTKCGKRIQVLSNIDFKEELQHIERYGADGVGLYRSESMFIAKGKPPAEEEQFEYYSELADVLNPKLLTLRLFDVGGDKLIYSSYREENPNLGWRGVRVLLDVPEILEQQLRALLRANKHGNIQILVPMVSSLDEIRNVKKILSKIKGELRKLKQLHVEEVKIGVMIEIPAAVEIIEEIVKEVDFISIGTNDLIQYTLAVDRGNEIVHNLYNKFHPALIRKLSRIIRAAYKHKCRVSLCGEMASDSYATPLLLGLGLRDFSVVNSAIPDLKKTISQVRLSQAKELAKKCLTLGTVYEIEHLIKHFKPLHVGA; encoded by the coding sequence ATGCCTGATTCACCTGAAAAAAAAGGATTCGATTTATCTGAAGAGATTACTTTGGTTGGAATTTCAGCTTCCAAAGGTATCGGAATTGGGCCACTCTATATTTACAATCGGGATAAATTCCAAGCCATTGATGTTGTTATTGAATCAAATGAGTGTGATTCTGAATTAGAAAGATTTGATTTGGCTATTAGCCGCTCAGCCGGAGAGTTGCAAAAAATTGCGGGGATCACTGAACAAAAGATCGGCACCTTGCATGCAGAGATTTTTACTTCCCAGATTCAGATGCTTCACGACCCCGAGTTCCACAAATATGTCCATTCAAAAGTCAAGCGAGAAAAGCGTTCAGTAGAAGGCGTTGTTAGTGAATTTATCAGTGACATTCAAAATAAACTCCTGCAATCGGATGAATTACTATTTCGCGAGCGAGTGGATGACTTTCAAGATTTAAAAGATCGGATTTTACGCAATCTGAGTGAAGGACAATTGATTTCGCGAATACCTGAAAATGTTGTTGTGTTTTCACATTCGCTCACTCCGGCCGATTTGATTCTTTTTAGCAGACAAAATTTTATTGGGTGTGCTGTTGATACCGGAGGTCAAACCTCTCATGCAGCATTAATATGCCAATCGCTCGCATTGCCAATGGTAGCCGGTCTTGTCAATGTAGCTGAAAAACTTCGTGAGAACGAGAAGAACCTCACGGCAATTATTGATGGAAACAGCGGCAAGTTTATCATTAATCCCAATAGCGAAACGCTTGCTCTTTATTTACGAAAGCAAAAAAGATTAGCAGCGAGTGCTTTAAGCTTAGTTGAATTGACAGAGCAAGAGGCACGAACAAAATGTGGAAAAAGGATTCAAGTTTTATCGAATATAGATTTTAAGGAGGAACTTCAACACATTGAGCGATACGGCGCTGATGGAGTTGGGCTTTACCGAAGCGAAAGCATGTTTATTGCAAAAGGAAAACCCCCTGCTGAAGAAGAACAGTTTGAGTATTACTCAGAACTCGCCGATGTTTTGAACCCAAAGCTACTTACACTTCGTCTGTTCGATGTTGGGGGTGATAAACTGATTTATTCATCGTATCGGGAAGAAAATCCAAACCTTGGGTGGCGAGGTGTTCGAGTATTGCTGGACGTACCTGAAATTTTGGAACAACAATTGAGGGCACTCTTGAGGGCAAATAAACACGGGAATATTCAGATTTTAGTGCCAATGGTTTCATCACTTGATGAAATTAGAAATGTGAAAAAGATACTCTCGAAAATAAAAGGAGAGTTAAGAAAGTTAAAGCAACTGCATGTTGAAGAAGTCAAAATTGGGGTTATGATTGAAATTCCAGCGGCGGTTGAAATTATCGAGGAAATTGTAAAAGAGGTAGATTTTATCAGTATTGGAACAAATGATTTAATTCAATATACACTTGCTGTTGACCGAGGAAATGAAATCGTTCATAATCTTTATAACAAATTTCATCCGGCGCTGATTCGCAAGCTTTCGAGAATTATTCGTGCAGCCTATAAACATAAGTGCCGTGTGAGCTTGTGCGGTGAAATGGCTTCCGATTCTTACGCTACGCCACTGCTGTTAGGGCTTGGATTAAGAGATTTTAGCGTTGTCAATTCCGCGATACCGGACTTGAAAAAAACAATTTCACAGGTTCGATTAAGT